From one Takifugu rubripes chromosome 14, fTakRub1.2, whole genome shotgun sequence genomic stretch:
- the LOC115252290 gene encoding LOW QUALITY PROTEIN: palmitoyltransferase ZDHHC5-like (The sequence of the model RefSeq protein was modified relative to this genomic sequence to represent the inferred CDS: inserted 1 base in 1 codon): MPGFSSAVVGGGVGGTVSAPPRPFRPSRYVPVSAATTFLVGSTTLFFCFTCPWLAEYFSSLIPIYITVIFLFTLANFCMATFMDPGVFPRAEEDEDKEDDFRAPLYKTVDIKGIQVRMKWCSTCRFYRPPRCSHCSVCDNCVEDFDHHCPWVNNCIGRRNYRYFFLFLLSLTTHIINVFGFGLVYVLHHKHQLDTPHSAVTMAVMCVAGLFFIPVAGLTGFHIVLVARGRTTNEQVTGKFRGGVXPFTNGCLRNISHVLCRSQAPRYLGRFRSHQTMEVQPPFLRPHLTEAQLEAKVLDNGIQNDQHSTRSKSSLDQMESQSADAEPPPPPKPELRYPGFSRTDTEESSLLTEAPPTPSMYQYRPGYSSPGRNHTALPHPNK, from the exons ATGCCGGGATTCAGTAGTGCCGTGGTTGGGGGAGGTGTAGGTGGCACGGTTTCTGCCCCTCCCCGTCCATTTCGACCCAGCCGATATGTTCCGGTGTCAGCAGCCACCACCTTCCTGGTTGGGTCCACCacccttttcttctgctttac GTGCCCGTGGTTGGCAGAGTATTTTTCATCTCTCATTCCCATCTACATCACTGTGATCTTCCTTTTCACACTTGCCAACTTCTGTATGGCTACATTCATGGACCCTGGAGTCTTCCCCAGAG ctgaggaagatgaggataaGGAGGACGATTTCCGTGCTCCCCTCTATAAAACAGTGGACATCAAAGGTATCCAAGTGCGTATGAAATGGTGCTCAACCTGCCGCTTCTATCGCCCTCCACGGTGCTCTCACTGCTCAGTGTGCGACAACTGTGTGGag GATTTTGACCATCATTGTCCTTGGGTGAACAACTGCATTGGACGGAGGAATTACCGctatttcttcctcttcctgctatCACTTACTACTCACATCATCAATGTATTTGGTTTCGGCCTGGTCTATGTCCTGCACCACAAGCATCAGCTGGACACACCACATTCTGCTGTTAC TATGGCTGTAATGTGCGTGGCAGGTCTGTTCTTTATCCCAGTCGCCGGCCTGACTGGGTTCCACATTGTGTTAGTCGCCCGCGGCAGGACCACAAATGAACAG GTGACAGGCAAGTTTCGGGGAGGTG AACCCTTTACCAATGGCTGCTTGAGGAATATTTCTCATGTCCTCTGCAGATCCCAGGCTCCCAG ATATCTTGGCCGTTTCCGGAGCCATCAGACGATGGAAGTACAGCCACCATTTCTGAGACCACATCTCACTGAGGCCCAGCTAGAGGCTAAGGTCTTGGACAATGGTATCCAGAATGACCAACACAGCACCAGG TCAAAGAGCAGTCTAGATCAGATGGAGAGCCAGTCAGCTGATGCAgagcctccgcctcctccaaAGCCTGAGCTTCGTTATCCTGGCTTCTCTCGTACTGACACAGAAG AGAGCAGCCTTTTGACTGAAGCTCCACCCACACCATCAATGTATCAGTACAGACCAGGCTACAGCAGCCCAGGAAGAAACCACACGGCCCTTCCACACCCTAATAAG TGA